The following proteins come from a genomic window of Trifolium pratense cultivar HEN17-A07 linkage group LG4, ARS_RC_1.1, whole genome shotgun sequence:
- the LOC123923592 gene encoding UPF0496 protein At2g18630-like, with protein MGGQSSKMMVDANDCTKMGAHSVYAADLSSYEAACVKDPNLQSFDESIKESTNRVISSLANGVEVRSLSFDSLREVTDSLLEMNHEVVKVILDCKRDIWGNKDLFALVNDYFDNSLQTLEFCNSLEKCLRRARENQVMVKSVITYFEEEVQNGLEGGTCVKTLQELKNFKDAGDPFTEEFYLLFQSVYTQQATMLKKLQIRKRKLDKKLKSLKSWKRVSNAIFLAAFVSVLIFSVVAASIAAPPVVTALAAALVVPLGSVGKWCNSLFKGYEKAIKGQMEVVSSMQLGTYISLKDLDNIRVLTNKLEVQLESLLQNADFALKNEDVIKLAIDEIKKNIETFSETLETLSSNADKCSRQIRKARTVVIQNIIKRPG; from the coding sequence ATGGGAGGACAATCTAGCAAGATGATGGTTGATGCTAATGATTGCACAAAAATGGGTGCCCATTCTGTTTATGCAGCTGATTTGAGCTCATATGAAGCTGCATGTGTTAAAGATCCAAACTTGCAAAGTTTTGATGAGTCCATTAAAGAGAGTACTAATAGGGTTATTAGTTCTCTTGCTAATGGTGTCGAGGTTAGGTCTTTATCTTTCGATTCGTTAAGAGAAGTTACTGATAGTTTGCTTGAGATGAACCATGAAGTAGTTAAAGTGATTTTGGATTGTAAAAGAGATATATGGGGTAACAAGGATTTGTTTGCTTTGGTTaatgattattttgataatagtCTTCAAACATTGGAGTTTTGTAATTCACTTGAGAAATGTTTGAGACGGGCGCGTGAGAATCAAGTGATGGTTAAGTCGGTAATTACTTACTTTGAAGAAGAGGTGCAAAATGGGCTTGAAGGAGGGACTTGTGTGAAGACGTTGCAAGAGCTTAAGAATTTTAAGGATGCCGGTGACCCTTTTACAGAGGAGTTTTATTTGTTGTTTCAATCTGTTTATACGCAGCAGGCAAccatgttgaagaaattgcaaatcAGAAAGAGAAAGCTTGATAAGAAATTGAAATCTCTCAAGTCGTGGAAGAGGGTGTCGAATGCGATTTTTTTGGCTGCTTTTGTTTCTGTGTTGATTTTCTCAGTGGTAGCAGCTTCTATTGCTGCACCACCGGTTGTAACAGCTTTGGCTGCGGCGTTGGTTGTTCCATTAGGGTCAGTTGGAAAATGGTGTAACTCACTTTTTAAGGGCTATGAGAAGGCTATTAAGGGACAAATGGAAGTAGTTAGCTCAATGCAGCTTGGTACTTACATTTCATTGAAGGACTTGGACAACATTCGAGTGCTTACAAACAAATTGGAAGTACAGCTTGAATCTTTATTGCAGAATGCTGATTTTGCGCTTAAAAATGAGGATGTGATTAAGCTTGCAATTGATGAGATTAAGAAGAATATAGAAACTTTTTCAGAGACATTGGAGACTCTAAGTTCAAATGCTGATAAATGCAGTCGACAGATACGAAAAGCAAGGACAGTGGTTAtacaaaatataatcaaaagaCCTGGTTGA